Proteins encoded in a region of the Vicia villosa cultivar HV-30 ecotype Madison, WI linkage group LG5, Vvil1.0, whole genome shotgun sequence genome:
- the LOC131603322 gene encoding beta-amyrin 28-monooxygenase-like gives MEMIKLIVLPTVLALFVIFLHFITRIIKLRNLNLPKGTLGLPIIGETLEFFKANLEGKQIRFIQERMKKYDSRVFKTSMFGENIAVFCGTAGNKYLFSNENKNVQVWWPSSVRKLLRLSLVTKVGDEAKITRRLLMSFLNPETLRNFLPKMDRIAQHHINTHWKGKEQVVVYPIIQLYTFQLACCLFLSMEDPIQLSYLSSYFEEFLKGVISFAINFPGTRFHTAMKAADEIKKEIKLIMKKRKVDLEEKKASPTQDLLSHLLVTPDTSGRFMSEVEILDNMLLLLFAGHDTSRSVISLIMKYLGNLPEVYEQVLKEQLEISQGKEEGELLQWEDVQKMKYSWNVASEVLRLSPPVGGAYRNAMKDLTYADYNIPIDWKLHWNTHTTHMDPTLFINPEKFDASRFEGEGPIPYSYVPFGGGPRMCLGQEFARLEILVFMHNIVKRFKWDLVNPDENFKYDPMLEPEKGLPIQLHPSHYTS, from the exons ATGGAGATGATTAAGCTCATAGTTTTACCAACAGTTCTGGCACTTTTTGTCATCTTTTTGCATTTCATCACAAGAATTATCAAACTCAGAAACCTGAATCTTCCTAAGGGGACCTTAGGATTACCTATCATTGGAGAAACTTTAGAGTTTTTCAAAGCAAATCTTGAGGGGAAACAAATAAGGTTCATACAAGAGAGAATGAAGAAATATGACTCAAGGGTTTTCAAGACATCAATGTTTGGAGAGAATATTGCAGTGTTTTGTGGAACAGCTGGGAACAAATACTTATTTAGCAATGAAAACAAGAATGTTCAAGTGTGGTGGCCTAGTTCAGTTAGGAAGCTGTTAAGGTTGTCTCTCGTTACTAAAGTTGGTGATGAAGCAAAGATAACTAGAAGGTTGCTTATGAGTTTTCTTAATCCAGAGACACTCAGAAATTTCCTACCAAAAATGGATAGGATTGCTCAGCATCATATCAACACACATTGGAAAG GAAAGGAGCAGGTTGTTGTCTATCCAATAATACAGCTATACACATTTCAATTGGCTTGTTGCTTATTCTTAAGCATGGAAGATCCTATCCAACTATCATACCTTTCATCATATTTTGAAGAATTTCTCAAAGGGGTCATCAGCTTCGCCATCAATTTTCCTGGAACAAGGTTTCATACGGCAATGAAAGCTGCAGATGAAATAAAGAAAGAAATTAAATTGATTATGAAGAAAAGGAAAGTGGATTTGGAAGAAAAGAAAGCTTCACCTACACAAGACCTTCTATCACACTTACTTGTTACACCTGACACGAGTGGAAGGTTTATGAGTGAAGTGGAGATTCTTGATAACATGTTACTACTTCTTTTCGCCGGCCATGACACTTCCAGATCAGTAATTTCATTGATCATGAAGTATCTTGGAAATTTGCCTGAAGTTTATGAACAAGTGTTGAAAG AACAACTTGAAATTAGCCAAGGGAAAGAGGAAGGAGAGTTATTACAATGGGAGGATGTTCAAAAAATGAAATACTCTTGGAATGTTGCATCTGAAGTTTTGAGGCTGTCGCCACCCGTCGGCGGCGCTTATAGAAATGCTATGAAGGATTTGACCTATGCTGATTATAACATCCCTATTGATTGGAAG TTGCATTGGAACACTCATACAACACACATGGATCCAACACTGTTTATAAATCCTGAAAAATTTGATGCATCAAGATTTGAAGGAGAAGGACCAATACCTTATTCATATGTTCCATTTGGAGGAGGACCTAGAATGTGTCTGGGACAAGAGTTTGCTCGGCTAGAGATACTTGTGTTTATGCATAATATTGTGAAACGTTTCAAGTGGGATTTAGTTAATCCTGATGAGAATTTCAAGTATGATCCAATGCTAGAACCTGAAAAGGGACTTCCAATTCAACTTCATCCTTCCCATTACACATCATAA
- the LOC131603323 gene encoding cytochrome P450 716A75, with amino-acid sequence MKAADEIKKEIKLIMKKRKVDLEEKKASPTQDLLSHLLVTPDTSGRFMSEVEILDNMLLLLFAGHDTSRLVISLIMKYLGNLPDVYEQVLKEQLEISQGKEEGELLQWEDVQKMKYSWNVASEVLRLSPPVGGAYRNAMKDLTYADYNIPIDWKLHWNTHTTHMDPTLFTNPEKFDASRFEGEGPVPYSYVPFGGGPRMCLGQEFARLEILVFMHNIVKRFKWDLVNPDENFKYDPMLEPEKGLPIQLHPSNYTS; translated from the exons ATGAAAGCTGCAGATGaaataaagaaagaaatcaaattgaTTATGAAGAAAAGGAAAGTGGATTTGGAAGAAAAGAAAGCTTCACCTACACAAGACCTTCTATCACACTTACTTGTTACACCTGACACAAGTGGAAGGTTTATGAGTGAAGTGGAGATTCTTGATAACATGTTACTACTTCTTTTCGCCGGCCATGACACTTCCAGATTAGTAATCTCATTGATCATGAAGTATCTCGGAAATTTGCCTGATGTTTATGAACAAGTGTTGAAAG AACAACTTGAAATTAGCCAAGGGAAAGAGGAAGGAGAGTTATTACAATGGGAGGATGTTCAAAAAATGAAATACTCTTGGAATGTTGCATCTGAAGTTTTGAGGCTGTCGCCACCCGTCGGCGGCGCTTATAGAAATGCTATGAAGGATTTGACCTATGCTGATTATAACATCCCTATTGATTGGAAG TTGCATTGGAACACTCATACGACACACATGGATCCAACACTGTTTACAAATCCTGAAAAATTTGATGCATCAAGATTTGAAGGAGAAGGACCAGTACCTTATTCATATGTTCCATTTGGAGGAGGACCTAGAATGTGTTTGGGACAAGAGTTTGCTCGGCTAGAGATACTTGTGTTTATGCATAATATTGTGAAACGTTTCAAGTGGGATTTAGTTAATCCTGATGAGAATTTCAAGTATGATCCTATGCTAGAACCTGAAAAAGGACTTCCAATTCAACTTCATCCTTCCAATTACACATCATAG